One part of the Streptomyces sp. NBC_00286 genome encodes these proteins:
- a CDS encoding A/G-specific adenine glycosylase, translating into MTAPTETLHTPVIHWFEENARDLPWRRPEAGPWGVMVSEFMLQQTPVNRVLPVYEQWLKRWPRPADLAEESPGEAVRAWGRLGYPRRALRLHGAATAIAERHGGDVPTDHAKLLALPGIGEYTAAAVASFAYGQRHAVLDTNVRRVLARAVTGVQYPPNATTAAERKLARALLPEDEHTASRWAAASMELGALICTARNESCVRCPIAAQCAWRLAGKPAHEGPPRRGQTYAGTDRQVRGRLLAVLREAVGPVPQPVLDRVWNEPVQRARALDGLVADGLVEPLPGGLYRLPLT; encoded by the coding sequence ATGACTGCGCCCACCGAAACCCTCCACACCCCCGTCATCCACTGGTTCGAAGAGAACGCCCGCGACCTCCCCTGGCGGCGGCCCGAAGCCGGCCCCTGGGGTGTCATGGTCAGCGAGTTCATGCTGCAGCAGACGCCGGTGAACCGCGTGCTGCCGGTGTACGAGCAGTGGCTCAAGCGCTGGCCCCGGCCCGCCGACCTCGCCGAGGAGTCCCCGGGCGAGGCCGTCCGCGCCTGGGGACGCCTCGGTTACCCGCGGCGCGCGCTGCGGCTGCACGGAGCCGCCACCGCCATAGCGGAGCGCCACGGCGGGGACGTACCCACGGATCATGCGAAGCTGCTCGCCCTGCCGGGCATCGGCGAGTACACGGCCGCGGCGGTGGCCTCGTTCGCGTACGGGCAACGTCACGCCGTCCTCGACACCAACGTGCGCCGCGTGCTCGCGCGAGCCGTCACCGGCGTGCAATACCCCCCGAACGCCACCACCGCCGCCGAACGCAAGCTCGCCCGCGCCCTGTTGCCCGAGGACGAGCACACGGCCTCGCGCTGGGCCGCCGCCTCCATGGAACTCGGCGCGCTGATCTGCACGGCGAGGAACGAGAGTTGCGTACGGTGCCCGATCGCGGCCCAGTGCGCCTGGCGCCTGGCCGGCAAGCCCGCGCACGAGGGGCCGCCGCGTCGCGGTCAGACGTACGCGGGTACGGACCGCCAGGTGCGCGGCCGGCTCCTCGCGGTGCTGCGCGAGGCGGTCGGACCGGTCCCGCAGCCGGTCCTCGACCGCGTCTGGAACGAGCCGGTGCAGCGCGCCCGCGCCCTGGACGGCCTGGTCGCAGACGGACTGGTCGAACCCCTCCCGGGCGGCCTGTACCGACTCCCGCTCACCTGA
- a CDS encoding SigE family RNA polymerase sigma factor, which produces MAHGEVLEFEEYVRTRQDALLRSARRLVPDPIDAQDLLQTALVRTYGRWDGISDKRLADAYLRRVMINTRTEWWRARKLEEVPTEALPDASVDDSTEQHADRALLMDILKVLAPKQRSVVVLRHWEQMSTEETAAALGMSAGTVKSTLHRALARLREELESRGFEGRAFVPGKAGKERERCAA; this is translated from the coding sequence ATGGCGCACGGCGAGGTGCTCGAGTTCGAAGAGTACGTACGCACCAGGCAGGACGCGCTGCTGCGCAGTGCCCGCCGACTGGTGCCGGACCCGATCGACGCCCAGGACCTGCTGCAGACGGCGCTGGTACGGACGTACGGCCGCTGGGACGGCATATCCGACAAGCGGCTCGCCGACGCCTACCTGCGCCGTGTCATGATCAACACGCGTACGGAGTGGTGGCGGGCCCGCAAGCTGGAGGAGGTCCCCACCGAGGCGCTGCCGGACGCGAGCGTGGACGACTCGACCGAGCAGCACGCGGACCGCGCGCTGCTGATGGACATCTTGAAAGTTCTGGCTCCGAAGCAGCGCAGTGTCGTAGTGCTGCGACACTGGGAGCAGATGTCCACGGAAGAGACGGCCGCCGCCCTCGGCATGTCGGCCGGAACGGTCAAGAGCACGCTGCACCGGGCCCTGGCCCGGCTCCGCGAAGAGCTGGAGAGCCGCGGCTTTGAGGGGCGCGCGTTCGTACCGGGCAAGGCGGGTAAGGAGCGGGAGCGTTGCGCGGCCTAG
- the cseB gene encoding two-component system response regulator CseB, giving the protein MAEQTHVLFVEDDDVIREATQLALERDGFVVTAVPDGLAGLEAFRADQPDIALLDVMVPGLDGVSLCRRIRDESTVPVIMLSARADSIDVVLGLEAGADDYVTKPFDGAVLVARLRAVLRRFGHASGQRAAAEAEGSSSVDGGVLSFGDGDLEIDREGMEVRRGGEPVALTPTEMRLLLEFSSAPGTVLSRDKLLERVWDYGWGGDTRVVDVHVQRLRTKIGQDRIETVRGFGYKLKA; this is encoded by the coding sequence ATGGCAGAGCAGACCCACGTCCTGTTCGTCGAGGACGACGACGTCATCCGCGAGGCCACCCAGCTCGCGCTGGAGCGTGACGGCTTCGTGGTCACCGCCGTGCCCGACGGGCTGGCCGGCCTGGAGGCGTTCCGCGCGGACCAGCCCGACATCGCGCTGCTCGATGTGATGGTGCCGGGCCTGGACGGCGTCTCGCTGTGCCGTCGGATCCGTGACGAGTCCACGGTCCCGGTGATCATGCTGTCGGCCCGCGCCGACTCCATCGATGTCGTACTGGGCCTGGAGGCGGGCGCCGACGACTACGTCACCAAGCCCTTCGACGGGGCAGTCCTGGTCGCCCGTCTCCGTGCGGTGCTGCGGCGCTTCGGGCACGCGAGCGGGCAGCGGGCCGCCGCCGAGGCGGAGGGTTCCTCGTCCGTCGACGGGGGTGTGCTGTCGTTCGGTGACGGCGATCTGGAGATCGACAGGGAGGGCATGGAGGTCCGTAGGGGCGGTGAGCCGGTGGCGTTGACGCCCACCGAGATGCGGCTGCTCCTGGAGTTCTCGTCCGCGCCGGGTACGGTCCTGTCGCGCGACAAGCTGCTCGAGCGGGTGTGGGACTACGGCTGGGGCGGCGACACCCGCGTCGTCGACGTCCATGTGCAGCGGCTGCGTACGAAGATCGGCCAGGACCGGATCGAGACGGTCCGCGGTTTCGGCTACAAGTTGAAGGCCTGA
- a CDS encoding response regulator transcription factor encodes MIRVLLADDEAMVRAGVKAILDAGGGGGIEVVAEAADGCEAVALTQAHRPDVALLDIRMPRLDGLAAAEEIVRTAPGTAVAILTTFSEDTCVARALGGGATGFLLKSGDPHELVAGVRAVADGAAFLSPKVARHVIDGFGAGRRLSREAAARDRVALLTPREREVLGLLGAGLSNPEIAARLHLVEGTVKAYVSAILDRLEVRNRVQAAIVAYEAGLVE; translated from the coding sequence GTGATCCGCGTACTCCTGGCCGACGACGAGGCGATGGTCCGCGCCGGCGTGAAGGCGATCCTCGACGCCGGAGGCGGGGGCGGCATCGAGGTCGTCGCCGAGGCCGCCGACGGATGTGAAGCCGTCGCGCTGACGCAGGCTCACCGGCCCGACGTGGCGCTGCTCGACATCCGGATGCCGCGCCTGGACGGGCTCGCGGCCGCCGAGGAGATCGTACGGACCGCGCCCGGAACGGCGGTTGCGATCCTGACGACTTTCTCGGAGGACACGTGCGTGGCCCGGGCACTGGGCGGCGGTGCCACGGGATTCCTGTTGAAGTCGGGTGATCCGCACGAACTCGTCGCGGGGGTGCGGGCGGTCGCGGACGGCGCCGCGTTCCTCTCGCCGAAGGTGGCCCGGCATGTGATCGACGGTTTCGGCGCCGGGCGAAGGCTGAGCCGCGAGGCCGCCGCCCGTGACCGCGTCGCACTGCTCACCCCACGCGAACGCGAAGTCCTCGGCCTCCTCGGAGCCGGCCTCTCGAACCCCGAGATCGCCGCCCGCCTGCACCTTGTCGAGGGCACGGTGAAGGCGTACGTGAGCGCGATCCTCGACCGATTGGAGGTCAGAAACCGCGTCCAGGCGGCGATCGTCGCGTACGAGGCGGGCTTGGTCGAGTAG
- a CDS encoding sensor histidine kinase, with amino-acid sequence MERRRRRATDALLWAALALPVATADRIGLNEPRTPAEQLTGTATLAAAVAIRRKSPLTAFAATAALSLASEPALLTLSYGPALATFALLLGLHAQQTRPALTAFGAIAVIGTLQIAVRGADPSAQWLVLIATLHFGVVFPWLGGRYWRQSRQNVEREQRIAEDRARLRERARIAQDMHDSLGHELSLIALRAGALQLAPDLAEHHRKAAADLREAASDATERLHRIIGLLREDDDGPTPLTPANETVEELVARTAESGLRVRWEATGTADPYSPLVERIVHRVVREALTNAARHAPGAAVTVAVRREADGTEVSVVNEAAATEAGSSSGGSGLLGLRTLVEGVGGRFEAGPYGEGFRVVAYVPAASVALVASGEEAAEHLPPRPLGTPSPRARRRVVVSLVGAVAVGAVILGGAFAWYAYTKTHSALKPADYAALRLGTPLDEAERVLPDRTVSDPPVERAPAAPKGTDCRYYRASSELFVSVEHFRLCFDDRERLVAKDVVPRGDTAGQTRKEGKER; translated from the coding sequence ATGGAACGTCGTCGGAGGAGGGCCACAGACGCCCTGCTGTGGGCGGCCCTGGCCCTCCCGGTGGCCACAGCCGACCGCATAGGCCTGAACGAACCCCGCACCCCAGCGGAGCAACTCACCGGCACCGCAACCCTCGCCGCAGCCGTAGCGATACGACGCAAAAGCCCACTCACGGCCTTCGCCGCAACCGCAGCCCTCAGCCTGGCCTCCGAACCCGCCCTCCTCACCCTCTCCTACGGCCCAGCCCTCGCCACCTTCGCCCTCCTCCTCGGCCTGCACGCACAACAAACCCGCCCCGCCCTGACGGCATTCGGTGCGATCGCCGTCATCGGCACCCTCCAGATCGCGGTACGGGGAGCAGACCCGTCCGCCCAGTGGCTCGTACTCATCGCCACGCTGCACTTCGGCGTCGTATTCCCCTGGCTCGGCGGCCGCTACTGGCGCCAGAGCCGCCAAAACGTGGAGCGGGAGCAACGGATCGCCGAGGACCGGGCGCGACTGCGCGAACGGGCCCGTATCGCCCAGGACATGCACGACTCCCTAGGCCACGAACTGAGCCTGATCGCCCTGCGCGCCGGCGCCCTCCAACTCGCCCCCGACCTCGCGGAGCACCACCGCAAGGCCGCTGCCGACCTCCGCGAGGCCGCCTCCGACGCCACGGAACGGCTCCACCGCATCATCGGCCTCCTGAGAGAGGACGACGACGGGCCAACCCCGCTGACCCCGGCCAACGAGACCGTCGAGGAACTCGTGGCCCGCACGGCGGAGTCGGGCCTCCGGGTGCGCTGGGAGGCGACGGGGACGGCCGATCCGTACTCGCCGCTCGTCGAGCGGATCGTCCACCGGGTCGTACGCGAAGCCCTGACCAACGCCGCCCGGCACGCCCCTGGCGCGGCGGTCACCGTAGCGGTGCGGCGAGAGGCCGACGGCACGGAGGTGAGCGTGGTCAACGAGGCGGCGGCTACGGAAGCGGGTTCGTCGTCCGGGGGATCGGGGTTGCTGGGGCTGCGGACGCTGGTCGAGGGTGTCGGAGGCCGGTTCGAGGCAGGGCCGTACGGGGAGGGCTTCCGGGTCGTGGCGTACGTACCTGCCGCATCGGTCGCTCTTGTCGCCTCGGGCGAGGAGGCCGCCGAGCACCTCCCACCGAGACCGCTCGGCACCCCCTCTCCGCGTGCCCGGCGCCGCGTAGTCGTGTCCCTCGTGGGTGCCGTCGCCGTCGGAGCCGTCATTCTGGGCGGAGCCTTCGCCTGGTACGCGTACACGAAGACACACTCGGCCCTGAAGCCCGCCGACTATGCCGCACTGCGCCTCGGAACCCCGCTCGACGAGGCCGAACGGGTCCTGCCCGACCGCACGGTGAGCGACCCACCGGTGGAACGCGCGCCCGCCGCGCCGAAGGGAACCGACTGCCGCTACTACCGCGCGAGCAGCGAACTCTTCGTCTCCGTCGAACACTTCAGGCTCTGTTTCGACGACAGGGAGCGGCTGGTCGCCAAGGACGTGGTCCCCAGAGGCGATACGGCCGGACAGACGCGCAAGGAGGGGAAGGAACGGTGA
- a CDS encoding phosphatase PAP2 family protein: MDSDLYLEISDVAHGSPTWVQHLAELWTEAGLLLYGVLFLVAWWRRRRSETGAFAVAVLAPLATAVAYVCSELLKSVIDEERPCRAAVGATAPLVDCPPHGDWSFPSNHATIAGAATVALALTWRGILWLTTPMALLMAFSRVFVGVHYPRDTVAGLVLGALGAFIFVRLTVHPAARVAEAMRGSAAGPVRWFAGASDLK, encoded by the coding sequence ATGGACTCTGACCTTTACCTAGAGATCAGCGATGTCGCCCATGGCAGCCCGACTTGGGTGCAACACCTGGCCGAGTTATGGACGGAGGCCGGACTGCTGCTCTACGGCGTCCTCTTCCTCGTCGCCTGGTGGCGTCGGCGGCGGAGCGAAACGGGGGCGTTCGCGGTCGCGGTGCTTGCGCCTCTGGCTACGGCTGTGGCGTATGTGTGCAGCGAGTTGCTCAAGTCCGTCATCGACGAGGAACGGCCGTGCCGGGCCGCAGTCGGCGCGACCGCCCCACTCGTCGACTGCCCGCCACACGGTGACTGGTCCTTTCCCAGCAACCACGCCACGATCGCGGGCGCCGCCACGGTGGCGCTGGCGCTCACCTGGCGCGGCATCTTATGGCTGACGACGCCGATGGCCCTGCTCATGGCCTTCTCGCGGGTGTTCGTGGGCGTGCATTACCCGCGTGACACGGTGGCGGGCCTGGTCCTTGGCGCGCTCGGCGCCTTCATCTTCGTACGTCTGACGGTGCATCCGGCGGCACGGGTGGCGGAGGCAATGCGGGGGTCGGCGGCAGGGCCGGTGCGGTGGTTTGCGGGGGCGTCGGACCTGAAGTGA